The Desulfuromonas versatilis genome has a segment encoding these proteins:
- a CDS encoding transcriptional regulator: MVKHPVERIPRPETRTLRRRLLELLTEEALNAHELSQTLGIPEKEVGPHLEHLRRSLQQRGQRLEVVPAQCRGCGFRFAKRERLTRPGKCPMCRGESIEAPRFAVAGAGSGSGP; encoded by the coding sequence GGTGAAACACCCGGTTGAGAGGATCCCCCGCCCCGAGACCCGAACCCTGAGGCGTCGCCTGCTCGAGTTGCTGACCGAAGAAGCCCTGAACGCCCATGAACTATCTCAGACCCTGGGCATTCCGGAAAAAGAGGTCGGCCCTCACTTGGAGCACCTGCGCCGCTCCCTCCAGCAGCGGGGGCAGCGCCTGGAGGTTGTACCGGCCCAGTGTCGCGGTTGTGGGTTCCGCTTCGCCAAGCGGGAGCGTCTGACGCGTCCCGGCAAATGCCCGATGTGCCGGGGCGAGTCGATCGAGGCCCCTCGGTTCGCCGTGGCGGGGGCGGGTTCGGGTTCGGGCCCATGA